TCTTCAGGGGTGGAAGGATAAGAAGAACCCTATGGCTAGGTGGAGGACCAGGATTATGTGGATCACTAAGGTCTGTACTCGATGCATTCTCTTCGCTTTTGGCTACCACTGGATAAGACGGAAAGGAAAACCAGCTACTAGAGACATTGCACCAACAGTCGTTTCAAACCATAGCAATGCAGATGATATATGTTAATAGGTTTTCAGCATCATCAAGGAAGTAAGCCGTTAGTGAAATCAAGAGTTTTAGGTGAGGAGCAGACTTGtaaaatggaaagaaagaaaagcacTCTGATGAGGTTTTACAGCTGGAGTACACCAGCTGGTGTTCAGATCTCGTGTTGTATACTGACCTTACACAGATCTCATGGTGGAGGTGGGATGGCATTTGCGCTGCTCACGCATGCTGTAAACCTGCAATGCagcaggaaaagaaaaagggaagaaaaagaatACAAAAAGGAAAAAGCCAGGATTATACTTTCACTTTTGTCAACCACCAAAGCAGAAGATGCCATcaacttttgaaaaagaaaactttcatcatgcatggTCCCACTTTTCTGAAGAAGCCACTGGAATACGCAAATGGAAAAAGATCTGCAACAACCTAGTACGTAGTAGGTGCAGTACGCACCAATGATCTGCAAATGTCgaaacctttgttttgaatgatgtgatttatttttcttacctttcggagacatctgtataaaccccatcagaggttaatcataaaataaaaaaataaaaaaaacggcaagcccaaaataatgggctggaatgttatgtggagggtgaaggcccatatgcccaaaagagctaggccctctattatcaccaaccaagtgaccaaaagtacgtccaatactacaaaaaattattcggcagcttgccgctattaccaccaaccaggtgatcaaaagtacatccagtactccaaaattattcgacaccctaccgctattatcaccaaccaggtgatcaaaagtatgcccagtactccaaaattattcggcagcctgctgctattatcatcaactaggtgatcaaaagtacgtccagtactccaaaattatatatgagcatcactcatgtcaatcatacataaacattcatgagcatcactcatgtcaaattatacataaacattcatgaccatcattcatgtcaacattcatgagcattactcatgccAACATCCATgatcatcactcatgtcaattaacataaacattcatgagcatcactcatgtcaatcagcttcaaaagcttcatttacagagctctaacttcgaaagcttcatatacagagctccagcttcaaaagcttcatttacaaaagctccagcttcaaagctttacttgcaaagcttcacctacaaagcttcagtgcagggtatacaaataccgcctccgaacaaccaccacttcgacccatacatggattaaatttgaagtctccagccaacagactttattgactgaaaacttgggggactacactatgtaccatatattgggcttccgcaactgggcctcataaaaaatactgggggaacttagcccattatttatgtattgaggagcgaacccttattttataaaagggactccctcatgcCTCTGAAaataaatcactgaccccaacaatgcatagaacacatccaagatgagatgtggtctcgtctcattatcaaatgatcagcaacgtatccccaagacaactatgatgtctcaggtcaaaggattacttacattattccaaccagtagagttacttgcttgacatgtgagtagacctccatgcaagtactctcgtttgattgtgttcagtgaactcattcccataatgagcacctacatacttgtcttagtgtcactacacgaatggcatgagactttccatccttcccattAGAAGGGGatatagtatgtactggtctgtgtattgtcagtgtccctccaacaatcctatgaccaggaacctttttggacatcatgGTTATGTGAAAAAGGTCTCTGCAATCTAACAttattagattacttcttccagcgatccattgtccatggattcaccttTTAGGacgtatatcgtttattgagatagtcctaatgagtgactttgccctttgatgtattagagttttccatacatatagacattttcctgaaaggtttcttccaaagattgactttcagggcatatctctaacaatctcccacttgcactaaagtcaatcagtTTTGCATCTTATAGATGCTAGTCGAGTGAACTTGAGCTCGTAGGTTAACTAAGTTATGCATTAATCCTTTTAACTTAAAAGAATTTACTTAttaaatgtttccaaaacatttaatGTTGTCTCTTCTTTGTGTtcaaatactttgatgagaccttgattccatggcttgagctatcgccccattacgtcgtagtatcctactaacgaccttatggtttcgattcaatcattggttcatAATGAACCCTGTCTATTcgaaacaccttttgaagcagtttctaaaactttaatatatatcgacatatatttcgtttgtatactttatacaaactttgctccaacctcgagaccattgtagtaccaTACTATCAATactttcatatgattagtacttcatccaccatgaagttccatttgttaaaatgggttattgtcactttggtttataacctaagtgaatgcacacTTCCAGAGTCTCATTCTGATGTTCCTTTCTCAAAGGTAATAATATTCTATCAGTTGCTATGGTTCTGATCTTGGGccatagtaatatcttaaagtgacaacccttATGGTTTTTCACTTTTAGATATCatctcacaagtccatacatgtgtcccttatTGTGATTTTGTGACATATTCTTTATAAGGGTCATGAAAGCAATTTTTCTAAAATATGTAGAAATActttctcaaatcttcaacgTTTGAGATTCAATTTCCTTATACAACTTTTCTTGAGACAGCCTTGCTGTATCAATAAGTCCATTTTAAGTCTGTACTTCAAAACTAACAAGGCCAAGGATATCTCATAATTTACAACAACACTTTGGGAGGATTTCAATTTCTACAGTTACAACCTtttgggaaaagaaaagaatattgtCTATTGAGAACACGTCTCCTAAGAAAGGTACCAATTTAAACAAAACTAACATTTGAGGAATTTGGTATAAAGCTAACTGTCGGTATATAGAGAATAGATTTTGTTGCTAAAGTAGGTAAGAAAGTCGTTGACAAGACTACTACAAATTTGTTAGGTTATGGAAGAAAACTCGGGTTCTAAAAGTTGGTCGAATAGACCATCAACTCGAAGTAGGGGTTAACAGTTTTTCATCGTCACCTAATTGAGTTGTTAAAAATCTAGGTATGATCTTAAGGTTCAGTCTTTCACCTTCGCATATAGTTTTAAGGTTCCCTAGATAAAGTGTTTGGTTGGGTAAATTTCTAATCGATAAGCTTTTGTAACTAAGTATTCTCAAAGTCGAAGGAGTCGTTCGATATAATGTAAGGGGAATTTTTGTAGTACAAGTAAGTGGATCAATGGTGTATTCAACTTCCTGCTTCAGTGGTATCTCAGgtaaaattttgagaaatgatgcTAGAGATATACGTCCTTGAAAAGTACCATACTACTTCCCTTCACTACGCTACGTGCTAATAGGTCTTCACTGCTTTCTCGATACTCAATTCGCTCTTACAGTGGGAACTTCACTCGTGTTTCAATTCTAATGTTTGACTTTGGAAGTGACCAGAAAGGTGACAGGTCGAGAATGTTCTAGTTACCTAGATGGGTAAAATGGTTAATACAACTGCAAGTTTACGGTCCTCCTACAAGGCTTGCTCCTAAGTTTCCATGAATATAATTTCTTCGGCTCAGGTAGTCACTGTTAATCAGTCTATCATTCATGCTGCTATTTAATGTATTTAAgatattttgatattgttcgTTGTTCTAAAACTGTGAACCTGCGTTATGGCACAAAGGTATCCTTCCCATATACTAGCATGTTccggtatcagaaatcatactgcCTGAATACTAATTGACAGCTTCTGGATATCGTATAGTATCGTCAATCAGTAACATTACCGTCGGCTAGTTACAGGTTAGAGCTTGCTCGGGTGGATGGTTTCGGATGATTGGTAAGAAACTGGTCCTATGAGTTGGTTTCGTTGATTCTAGGGAAAAGTGATTACTATTAATTGAAAGCATAACAATTCATACTCTCATGCCTATACACATCGAAATGACGAGTACAACATCGAAAGGAATTCTAGGAACTAGTGTTGGTTGAAATGTCCTAAGGTCAGAAAAAGGAATTTACTAATAACCTACTTTAGAATGGGATtcgatcttcctcttgaagatccAGAATTACAACTAGTGCGTTTGAGAACATTAGTGTTATCAGTGACCAAAAGTGACTATCCCTTACATGTTCCTTCGTCGAGTGCTACCACTTTAGCACCACATTGTCGTTTGAGACATTTCCAAAGATTTCGACGAAAAGTGAAACTTCGCTGGAATTCTGATAGCTGGTATTCTAACAGGTACTGCCAAGGAATCAAAACTATTTCTAGTTTCCTATCTCAGAATGGTTGGTAGATATGACTAGATGGTAGTAGGATTGATTGGTAAATCCCTGGTGGCATACAATTATTGATACATTAGCCCTGCTTCAGTGCCAACCACTTGTCTCAATTCAGGATATTTCCTTAGCAGGGAGGTTCTTCATTTAAGTCTAAAGGTGGTCATCAAAATGTTCTTCTAGAAAGTCAATAGGTCGCCTAAATCACTCAAAACTTAGAAAAGCTAGCACAATTTTCGTGCtcgacgaggtggcaagatttGCCAATTAGGTTCAAGAACCGAGAATGCTTACATCACACGTGTGATGAACACAATACTACCCAAACTAATACTctaataccaaactgacacaccctgacctggGATGTCCACTTAGACCTCGAATTGAGCTGTGCTGGCTTCGTCATCCTCCAGGTGTTAGCCAGCACAACTTGATTCGGGATCCAAATGGACATTTCAAGTCAGGGTGTGTCACAAGTATTGTTCCAATATTATAACTTAATCAATAGTTTATTAGCACAAATGATACATCTAATATGGTGGTTCATTTTGGAGAGTTTCTTGGTGCACGTATATTGTTCTTTTATTGACTTTGCAACTaatcaaattctaattttttagaatttattTCCTAAATGTTTTTCATATGATTGTTAATGAGGATGACCGTTACCATGCATTTGTGATCTTAATTTGAATTATGAAACTAGTTAAATTCAATTAATTTCTACCTTTACATTTAAGCATTTTTTACGATTAGTATTCAGACTTATTAATTTGAGTTGTGAGTATATAGCTTAACTTTCAAGCTCTTGTATCAAATATGTTACTTatttcttatatgtatattaagATGTTTCTAGTAATGATGAATGCACCTATTATATATCGGCTCaaactctccttctttctttaatttaaagaagtATAGTAATATTGCTTGTACTCCAAACGTTTTGTTAATGcaaccaaaaaataaagaaaaatattaatctttaaaacaacccttttttttcccttaaagAAAAACGAAACATGCTAAATTTCGGAGTTAGAGAAATTTTTTGGAAGATTGTGTTTTTATGCAATAATGGGACAATTAGCAATATAATAGGCAGAGAAGGTTGCGGCTTAATTCCGATAAAATACAAGatttaatcaaaattaatttcttcttttcaaaaaaTATTCTGATTGATCGTATTATGGTGACCATTCATGAACTTGTCATTGGTGCCCGCCTTACTTCAAATTGTGCTAAAGAGCATTTGAGTTTCCAACTTAACGTCGGATGTCAAGCCCAAACATAATTCAACTTTTATTTcgaatttattttctattttgcattttttttttcaccaatccaatccaatagcatcttctttctctttcttcttttgtcaaTATGCAATAGCTTCTAAATAGACCTAGCATTTGTATCGTGTTTTCCgtattcgtgtcgttttcgtgtcatacccgatatcttaacggatcgtgtcgtgtaacacccgttaaaataaacgggtaaaatgacccgacttgaaatcgacccgataatattaataggtaatatgacccgacccgttaccctttaagaaaaatattttttaaatcaataaataatcaaatgaaaaacataatactaaatagagtaaattgtacaaatggtccctcaactttaatcaaattggagcaatggtccctcaactaaaaatccattaccattggtcccttaacttatcaaaatgtgtagctatagtccttttcatcaattttgtcaaaattttgtccaaataagctatgttggaatgaccatttatataattagggtcccttaactcatcaaagtatattattatggttcttttcgtcaactatgtcaaaaaatttgtcaaaacgagttatattggaaggaccattgttacaattgagttaaagttaaaggaccatttctccacttgaattaaagttcagggaccaatggtaatggatttttagttgagggaccatagctgcacgttttgataagttgagggaccaaaggtaatggatttttagttgagggaccattgctccaatttgattaaagttgagggaccatttgtacaatttactctactaaatatgtatatacataccatattgtcacatccaaaacataaaacacatttttcttttaagtatattttcacttacctaaagtctttaatagttttttaattaatgtaaaagtgtaaaaaaatatagaaaaaatatataaacgctcgtaatgacaagctttacaactttcatgaagtgcttaacttcgaaattcgccactataatcatacaaatcatagatcaaaatttaaccgttgattgttgtttacatttacgcttcattattctcatcaaatttgtttgtttcagattttcttttttgaaaacttaatctattagaggatgcaggaagatgaacatttggatcgttgatattatattcaaagttttacggttagtgaaaatattgcttgatttttataaagtttctacaaactatatgacatcgacatatatttcagttaaccgtaagtatcgaaatgtgatatcaaagatctaaaccgctcatcttcttacatccgccatatgatcatgttttcaaaaaagaaaagtttaaaaatgaaattcagtaagaagaataaagtgtaaatggcaatcgacggttaaatataaatttaaggtttatgaattatagtgttggatttcgaagctgaccccttcatgaaagttgtaaagtttgtcactatgagtgattgtatattttttttttacattttttacacttctataataattattattaattttattaatttttccctcaaataaaaatcattattcatgaaggtttggaggattctaaaaatctaaacgataatgtaagtataaccattatctactcggggaggaataatgatgaatcacgagtgtttatatattgcCTTTTTGTATACATTTTCTTCGTAATTACAATTGTGTTATGGCAATTCAGTGCGAAGTAACAATTGTATATGTAAGGCTATGAAAGTTTGCTAGTGTTGCTATATTCTTCACTGTTGATTTTATTAAGAAATACAAATGGCAAACTAATGTAGGTGTAGGTAgctgcaatatatatatatatatatatatatatatatatatatatatatgtatgtatgtatatatgtatgtatatatgtatgtatgtatatatgtatctatatatgtatatatatgtatgtatatatgtatatatgtatatatatatatatgtatctatatgtatatatatgtatatgtatgtatatatatgtatgtatatatgtatatattcgaACCgcctattttgtaagtctcgattcatagatcatccttataaaaattcaattcaatccgaaatcatttgcctatttaattatcaagataaaatttcattgtttcttatataacaaagtattcgttaatttctttgaacccaattaAATGTCTTAAAAATTTCcgatttagctaatattttgtaaggatgattcggatcgttaaagttcAATGTAGTGTGGACCTCATAACTAATctcatttttatagaaaaatggagatcccttcccttaaagatttcatacacacacacatgattCCATCTCTGTACGTTACATGCATAAACAAAGCAAGAGAAAAAACGTGCATTAAAGTTTATTCCATCCTTATCTTGAAGAAtctatatgtaaatatatattaGAACCAATTGGAGCAAAAATGCATAATTTATAGTCTATAGTAGCGCAACAACAAAGAAAGCACATGAACAGCATCCATAGTTGTAggcagttaaaaaaaaataaaaaaataattcttCGAAGTTGTGCTGATGGTTGTCAAGGATAGGTACTACTAGTGAGGACGGTTTTGAACCAACTCTACAGCAAAATTATTTCTTGTAATTCATTGTCAGGAATCAAACTTTTGACCTGACCTAATCATGTATCTTTAACTAATGACACCATTTAAATGGGTTAACTTCAAAAACTTACCAAAACTTGTTAATTTCCACATACAAGTAATAGTAAATTCTCAAACTAacttcatatttttatttaattttcaacATTGATTAGGTCGAGAGTTCAAATTCCCTTCCCAAATCacctaataaaaaatttctctcgAATTACATATGTAGTAAGTTGTAACCAtggaagaaaaaatcgataatatcggtgatatttcgccgatattatcggttttttgcTTTActgatattttaataggtatccgaggaattttcgtcaaaatatcgcgatattatcgataatatcgataatatcacgatattttagataatatcacgatatttttGGTTTCTCGACAGTCAGTCACAACCTCACCGGAGAATCGGAATAACTCCGAGCAAGAACGAAACCTGCAACCAAATGGAACAAAATCATCACTATCTTTCAACAAAAATCACCACTTTATACCAAAATCAGTGACAAAATTACACTAATCCGAGAAGCAAGGGCTTGAATTCGAGCAAGATCTGGAAGAAAACAGTAGAAGCTGAGAGATCGAGTACCTCACCGGCAGTTACAGTGCTAAAGATCATCATCTTTGGAAGGCCGCGGATCGGACGGAGCTCAGAGATCAATGAGCAAGCATTTCACAGATTGTATTCGATCAGCGGctgaaagagaggagagagagagagagcagagggAGACGCGGACGAGGAGGATCGCGCCGATGGGGACGACGAAGGAGAGGTAGAGGTCGCGGCCCGCGGGACATGGTGACGGGCTCGACGAGGAAGAAGGCGAGGGAGGAGCAGAGGGAAAGGAAGTAGAGGGCGCCGATGAGGATGACCGATTTGAGGTAGAGCCACGGGGTGTGAAAAGGGGTATGTATGTTGCTTGGCTCTTGGTTGAAAAGGGGTGCGAAACTGAGAAACAATGGAGAGATTGAAAGGGATGGTCTGCTACGGAGAGATAGAGAGCCTTTTGAGGCTCTAGGCTCGAGGCAAGGGCAAAATATGTAGCAGCTGCTAGggtttttcaattcaaacaggAAGCTGCTGCATCAGCATATATTGTAGTTGTTGCTGCACTTTGACACAAGTGTGCACTTGGACATGTTGGGCCGTGTTTCTCTTCAATAGCACCAGGTCTTCAGTTTGAATCCAGGTGATCTttgtcctttttcttcttttctttttgttttattatttgtttattttaatttctttgttttcttttctattttccttttcttctagtttatttattttaggcttttgttttatcttttacagtttttatttttgttcttcttcttttctttttgttttattatttgtttattttaatttctttgttttcttttctattttccttttcttctagtttatttattttaggcttttgttttatctttcacagtttttatttttgttcttcaatctttgtttatttttacacaccttgaggacaaggtgtgcaataagtttgggggtgggaaagtaaaattttaggattttaattttttaggcttttgtgtaaaatattgtactaattcattatatataaatgattatggtgtgtttagacttctttcattaattactacatattttctacactcataatgtttgtcagctcgctatataatcaacttgataatgttaaatccatcatgcaatgcatttccttccaattttttgtgataaactaatagataattgactaaataaacatcttgcaaagtttcaataaaaatttccaagtttttcttacaatttacatggtttccatgtaatttttattgatatcgatattatcccgatattttcatcgatatttccgatattaccgatattttcttccttggttgtaaCTTATGTGATGGTCTGCTTTCTTACACTTGTAGCCCTCCTCCTATACCCATTAAACACAAGTCCAcctttcttcctcctctttggATAGGATCATAACCGCGTTATCGATCACTAGACAGAGAGAGAAGCCAAGAGAAAGCTCAAATGGTTGTTGTACCAGCTCTTTCAATattcatcctcctcctcctcctcttcaacCACGGCTACATCACCACAGCCTTCGCCGCAGACTCGCCTGCTTGCAAGCCCACATGTGGATCCCTGCAACTGAGATACCCATTTGGCACAGGCCCTGGCTGTGGCTCACCAATTTTCCAACCCTACATAACCTGCGCATTTATCAATAATCAGCAGCAGCTCCTCCTCCTCACCACCCACACAGGCTCATACCCTATCACTTCCATTTCCTATGCCTCCCAAACCCTAATCCTAACCCCACCCTCCATGTCCAACTGCACCTCCATGCAACCCTCTTCCTCCAACTTCGGCCTTGACTGGGCCTCCCCATTTCAGCTCGGCCCATCAACTTTCATCCTCTTGTCCTGCCAGCCCCCCACCTCTTCCCTCACCCTCAAACCCTCCGGCATCCCCGTCTGTGATCCCTCCTACTCTTACCTTTGTGCTTCTATCTATACGTGTCCATCCGTCGTAGGTCTTGGCCTCCCCTTGTTCCCCCCAACAAACACATGCTGTGTGTATTCACCAGGGAATCTTGATGCTAAGGGTGAGTTGGACCTCAACGGGTTAAAGTGTGCCTCATTTACATCCGTGGTGTCTCTCGGAGACTACCCGACGGACCCTGTGCGGTGGGAGTATGGGGTGGCGTTGAAGTACAGTCACGGTGGTTTGGACAGTGGCATTGTGGATACAAAGTGCAAGAGCTGTGAGATGAGTGATGGGGTTTGTGGGTATAGGGTTGATGATCATGATCAGTTTCTTTGTGTGTGTAAGAATGGTTACAACACCTCATCAGATTGCCATAATAATTACACTCCGGATTCGGAACTGCTTTGGGGCTCCGGCGCCTGTGATAATCATTTACCAGTTAATATTTGTAAgttgttcttcaatatttttcttaccattttttaattttaagtaaATCGATGATATATTGATAATGAAATTGATTACAGCTAAACCATTTTAATAAGTGTGGTTAATTATTTGTGAGTGTTGATGCTAATTTGTTGTCATAAAGTGTGGTTTCATGGTGCGTAAAGTGCGCACCTGATGCCTTTCCCTCTGTATGTTTGGAATTGatgggttttgtttgtgttgGGGAATAAAGACAAGTTTTATTGCGTGAGCAAAAGAGAGAGAACTTAAGCGTTAAGGAGCAATGGAagtgacaaaacttttcaaatcGAAAAATATTCTAGTGCCTTGTTAGCTTTAGGTATTCCTCTTTAACCCACTGCATACAGCGTTCAAACTCTTCTCTTCATCTCAGTGTAGTTTAgagtaagaaaattatttataaaaaaaaaaaagaataatttaTGAACTCTAGAGCTAAATGATCGTCATCTTTTGAATTTTGCAGGGAAAATGTGGTCTGCGCTTGTGGCTGGCTTGATGATCATAATGCTTGAGAGAGAGATGGCTTTTACTTGGAAATGCTTCTTTTGATTTGATCTGTGTAAGCTGTAATCGATCGTCATCTTTTGAATAATGgtgcgtttactaatccgtaatcagatTGAAgggaattggattgaggaggaaACAGAATTAGATTCCTGTTGATGTTGTTTACTATACTAGCTGGAATCGGAGTAAAAATGATATTGATTTCATATAACTTATGTACTAGTTCACCTGAATCGGAATTAAAACTAGCTTGATTATTAAACTACCCTTgtataacataatttttttcatgCTAGCTaatgaaatttaattttatatcatATTAATAAATTTCATCACATAAGGTTTTGTGTTAATAAAAAGTAtagttatttaataaaaaataaaaatattataccATCCTTATCCCCCCTTTCGCCCACATGCATCCTCATCCATTCCCACCCTTGAGTCCTCCAATGGAAATTGGTGGGATTGGAGAAGATGGATTTAGTGTCTGCCTGTTGGTGGTGAAGTTGTTGATTATTTTgtaataagaaaaattatagGAGGGCAATCTAGGAAGAAAAGTTTCAGAATTGGTGCGGGTCCCACACGAAACCTGATTCCTACCTAACTAGTAAACACATGAATCCATCGAAGAGCATGCAATTCCATTACCGTCCTCTTCATTCCTCTTTAGTAAACACGCCAAGTTTTCTGACCGAAAATTGAGATTTGATTCGTTTGGAAATTGTCTTTTTTCAAATCTCAACAATCCGTTTGATAACCGTTTTattttgagttttgagtttttgctTTCACTTTTTTTAAAACTGGAAACTAAAATCTTGTCTGGTAGCtactttcagtttttatttaaaataaaaattgaaaactacttttatagtttacaaaatttggccttgagtttttagttttcattttttctaaaaaaaactgaaataatTATTAAACAAGAATTCATTTTTGAGaatatgaaaactaaaaactaaaaatgaaatagCTATCAAAATGTTATATGTTGTCAATATCTTATATATCACAATGTCATCGATCTTTGATCGCTGCATTTGTCAATAATAACTTTTGATCTATTTAATAAGGTTTTTCCATTAACATcccacatattgttgaatacatCATACAAAATATTGATATTAAATAACTTGTAACTCTAATATGAAATAACTATTCAAGCCCTTAAAATTCACTCAGACTCTCCACTTTAgaagaaaaccctaaaaacacaaatatattaaaaggtcgtacccagtgcacaaggctcccgctttacgcagggtctgggagaggtgaatgtcggctagccttacccccatttatggagaggctgctcccaagtctcgaacccgagacctaccgctcatgggcgaaggcacttgccatcgcaccaagtgcgacctctaaaaacacaaatatattgatgaaaaaaatttatttttgacgAATAAATCGTAAGTTTTGGTTTCCCTTTCAATTTGGTTTAGGCCTTCAAGAAATCATTTGAATGATGGAATATAAAATTGACTTCCAATCTTTTTAGCCAATTTcccataaaagaaaaacaatgaaATTGTCAAATAATACCATTTT
Above is a window of Malus sylvestris chromosome 15, drMalSylv7.2, whole genome shotgun sequence DNA encoding:
- the LOC126603139 gene encoding wall-associated receptor kinase-like 20, translated to MVVVPALSIFILLLLLFNHGYITTAFAADSPACKPTCGSLQLRYPFGTGPGCGSPIFQPYITCAFINNQQQLLLLTTHTGSYPITSISYASQTLILTPPSMSNCTSMQPSSSNFGLDWASPFQLGPSTFILLSCQPPTSSLTLKPSGIPVCDPSYSYLCASIYTCPSVVGLGLPLFPPTNTCCVYSPGNLDAKGELDLNGLKCASFTSVVSLGDYPTDPVRWEYGVALKYSHGGLDSGIVDTKCKSCEMSDGVCGYRVDDHDQFLCVCKNGYNTSSDCHNNYTPDSELLWGSGACDNHLPVNIWKMWSALVAGLMIIMLEREMAFTWKCFF